In one Cercospora beticola chromosome 1, complete sequence genomic region, the following are encoded:
- a CDS encoding uncharacterized protein (CAZy:GH114) — protein sequence MVKTISRSGLLALQFSSLCLANNLELQQILGALSPLKDWLSPDWNYDTPTNTGSTPSNTQSSDLWKPTAGQSWNIQLLKVPDVSAAEDNAYSVWDFDMALASSSLVESFHAKGRRVICYFSAGSVEDYRSDAGDFPKEAVGKVMDGWPDEKWVDVRSQGVRDIMKKRIDEAKSKGCDGVDPDNIDGYQNDSGFDMTEDDAVDFIRFLAQTAHEAGLAYGLKNGDDALVNRVVDVSQWEINEECVHYKECDSYRPFIDANKPVFHIEYPDDAPDLSVDEFKKQSCSDPDARGFSTLIKQRDLTGEAMTC from the exons ATGGTCAAGACAATCAGTCGGTCTGGACTTCTGGCCCTACAATTCTCATCTCTCTGCCTTGCGAACAATCTCGAACTTCAGCAGATTCTCGGAGCATTGTCACCATTGAAAGATTGGCTATCGCCAGACTGGAACTATGACACTCCAACAAATACAGGTTCGACACCTTCGAACACACAATCTTCCGATCTTTGGAAGCCGACCGCAGGCCAGTCATGGAATATTCAACTCTTGAAAGTGCCCGATGTATCTGCTGCCGAGGACAACGCGTACTCTGTTTGGGACTTCGACATGGCTCTCGCGAGCTCATCCCTTGTAGAATCTTTTCATGCCAAAGGACGACGTGTGATATGCTACTTCTCGGCTGGTAGTGTGGAAGATTATCGAAGTGATGCTGGAGACTTTCCGAAAGAGGCCGTGGGGAAAGTAATGGACGGG TGGCCAGACGAGAAATGGGTTGATGTCAGAAGCCAAGGAGTCAGAGACATtatgaagaagagaatagacgAGGCCAAATCCAAAGGTTGTGATGGCGTAGATCCGGACAACATCGATGGCTACCAAAATGACTCTGGATTCGACATGACGGAAGATGATGCTGTCGACTTCATCCGATTTCTGGCTCAGACTGCACACGAAGCGGGTCTAGCATATGGTTTGAAAaatggcgatgatgctctTGTCAATCGCGTGGTTGACGTCTCCCAGTGGGAGATTAACGAAGAAT GTGTACACTACAAAGAGTGCGACTCATACAGACccttcatcgatgccaaCAAGCCAGTCTTTCACATCGAGTATCCGGATGACGCCCCAGACCTGTCCGTGGACGAGTTTAAGAAGCAGAGCTGCAGTGACCCGGATGCACGTGGCTTTTCGACATTGATCAAGCAAAGGGACCTCACAGGCGAGGCAATGACTTGCTAG